In Vanessa atalanta chromosome 3, ilVanAtal1.2, whole genome shotgun sequence, one genomic interval encodes:
- the LOC125076982 gene encoding uncharacterized protein LOC125076982 isoform X2 encodes MSNAEEKSLEAIETNGNLNKDEDRKNWVKFDDESPQQSDLKLKSKVSDESAVSTIRQTTASNSAIPAVLKTETVHVNLDRSENNIEPLSQSAVMKNVEYINARHGFSNGDVIVTLLPTNTKWPWITTARFRPELVPEELMAQGLTLTVEEYVHAMELLVNDARFTMYNICYKRVLICWVTIAFLVLLTLLFSGLTGLTLFSLGVMWLVLNAMAIFLCMWIKLKLSKGLEQCLASVNKLLNKHKLLLALDDRGKISCHKVNLCYMYFDSGPCIAHLQQFIDSEEGKTIMQGWERRLDVSTNDIVIQGSQSTRLSRKQERGALLYLRYAGRWGSHAVKNRLNLSSAVPGRHGEKFICPCQFIEEHLKTKPPGGLAKFFTLPTQSIQLY; translated from the exons ATGAGTAATGCGGAAGAAAAGTCACTTGAAGCTATTGAAACAAATGGTAATTTAAACAAAGATGAAGATAGAAAAAATTGGGTTAAGTTTGATGATGAATCTCCACAACaaagtgatttaaaattaaaatcaaaggtGTCGGATGAATCAGCCGTTAGTACTATAAGACAAACTACGGCTTCGAATTCTGCTATACCTGCTGTACTTAAAACTGAAACAGTACATGTGAACTTAGATCGCAGCGAAAATAATATCGAACCTCTGTCGCAAAGTGCTGTTATgaaaaatgttgaatatatcAATGCCCGCCATGGTTTTT CTAATGGCGACGTTATAGTGACCTTGTTGCCTACTAATACGAAATGGCCCTGGATTACCACAGCAAGATTTCGTCCAGAACTTGTCCCTGAGGAGCTGATGGCTCAGGGCttaact TTGACTGTTGAGGAATATGTTCATGCGATGGAACTGCTTGTGAATGATGCTCGTTttacaatgtataatatttgctaTAAGAGAGTTCTAATTTGTTGGGTTACGATTGCATTTCTCGTGCTCCTAACTTTGCTATTTTCGGGCTTGACTGGTCTGACTTTATTCTCACTCGGAGTTATGTGGCTTGTTCTAAATGCGATGGCCATTTTCCTTTGCATGTGGATAAAGTTAAAACTCTCAAAAGGATTGGAGCAATGTTTAGCAAGTGTTAATAAATTGTTGAATAAGCACAAACTTTTGCTAGCATTAGATGACAGAGGAAAAATATCATGTCATAAAGTAAACTTATGCTACATGTATTTTGATTCGGGGCCGTGCATAGCAcatttacaacaatttattGATAGCGAAGAAGGCAAAACTATAATGCAAGGTTGGGAACGAAGATTAGATGTGTCAACTAATGATATTGTCATACAAGGCAGTCAGTCAACAAGATTATCTCGGAAACAG GAGAGAGGTGCGCTTCTATATTTACGATACGCTGGTCGTTGGGGATCGCATGCAGTTAAAAACAGATTGAATCTCAGCAGTGCTGTGCCCGGACGCCACGGCGAAAAATTCATCTGCCCTTGTCAGTTCATAGAAGAACACTTAAAAACGAAGCCACCTGGAGGATTAGCTAAGTTTTTCACTTTACCTACTCAAAGTATTCAGttatactga
- the LOC125076982 gene encoding uncharacterized protein LOC125076982 isoform X1: MSNAEEKSLEAIETNGNLNKDEDRKNWVKFDDESPQQSDLKLKSKVSDESAVSTIRQTTASNSAIPAVLKTETVHVNLDRSENNIEPLSQSAVMKNVEYINARHGFSNGDVIVTLLPTNTKWPWITTARFRPELVPEELMAQGLTLTVEEYVHAMELLVNDARFTMYNICYKRVLICWVTIAFLVLLTLLFSGLTGLTLFSLGVMWLVLNAMAIFLCMWIKLKLSKGLEQCLASVNKLLNKHKLLLALDDRGKISCHKVNLCYMYFDSGPCIAHLQQFIDSEEGKTIMQGWERRLDVSTNDIVIQGSQSTRLSRKQDMAEQVFLRYLQRWGKDFLRRRLDWTLDEDGGNPAAPRHLANALCPCQYIEEILRNKEPKDNRACCPPCNNWLRRRGLD; this comes from the exons ATGAGTAATGCGGAAGAAAAGTCACTTGAAGCTATTGAAACAAATGGTAATTTAAACAAAGATGAAGATAGAAAAAATTGGGTTAAGTTTGATGATGAATCTCCACAACaaagtgatttaaaattaaaatcaaaggtGTCGGATGAATCAGCCGTTAGTACTATAAGACAAACTACGGCTTCGAATTCTGCTATACCTGCTGTACTTAAAACTGAAACAGTACATGTGAACTTAGATCGCAGCGAAAATAATATCGAACCTCTGTCGCAAAGTGCTGTTATgaaaaatgttgaatatatcAATGCCCGCCATGGTTTTT CTAATGGCGACGTTATAGTGACCTTGTTGCCTACTAATACGAAATGGCCCTGGATTACCACAGCAAGATTTCGTCCAGAACTTGTCCCTGAGGAGCTGATGGCTCAGGGCttaact TTGACTGTTGAGGAATATGTTCATGCGATGGAACTGCTTGTGAATGATGCTCGTTttacaatgtataatatttgctaTAAGAGAGTTCTAATTTGTTGGGTTACGATTGCATTTCTCGTGCTCCTAACTTTGCTATTTTCGGGCTTGACTGGTCTGACTTTATTCTCACTCGGAGTTATGTGGCTTGTTCTAAATGCGATGGCCATTTTCCTTTGCATGTGGATAAAGTTAAAACTCTCAAAAGGATTGGAGCAATGTTTAGCAAGTGTTAATAAATTGTTGAATAAGCACAAACTTTTGCTAGCATTAGATGACAGAGGAAAAATATCATGTCATAAAGTAAACTTATGCTACATGTATTTTGATTCGGGGCCGTGCATAGCAcatttacaacaatttattGATAGCGAAGAAGGCAAAACTATAATGCAAGGTTGGGAACGAAGATTAGATGTGTCAACTAATGATATTGTCATACAAGGCAGTCAGTCAACAAGATTATCTCGGAAACAG GATATGGCAGAGCAAGTGTTCCTCCGGTATCTTCAGCGGTGGGGCAAAGACTTCTTACGACGACGACTCGATTGGACACTAGACGAGGATGGCGGGAATCCCGCTGCGCCAAGACACTTGGCTAATGCGTTGTGTCCTTGTCAGTATATTGAGGAGATATTGCGGAACAAAGAACCCAAAGATAATCGTGCCTGTTGTCCACCGTGCAACAACTGGCTCAGACGGCGCGGTCTCGATTGA
- the LOC125076932 gene encoding glycerophosphocholine phosphodiesterase GPCPD1 isoform X3, with protein MSEKIKPEKSEILSQEWTFTVSVSNIGSKEKVVMAGNIAELGEWDYKKVVLLNHVEDTDIWTKTIIIPNTCDVFYRYAICIINEETKDIIVRRWEANIQPRVIKENMLHPVTDTFGEYGGKQNICRGWLTSQSLVQFKFNNNPLKLKSRFVGRLINIKVTPVKLSFGAEPQIEDSSLSTDTADVEIPVGVFVEIATLDNDPAICNLQPQEQFGREYKPNDIMIVNVLAPNPKSLAYLIDFYSYSTRASVEEPPCHIGYTYVLPNMFKPSEGSLELPVTCNVKHRPLGTIQFEYLIVSPMEDSLCNMETTYAKHWDPSWTGLEVGHRGLGASFKTKEGNAIRENTIASLKKAAASGADMLEFDVQLSKDMIPVIYHDFHVCISMKRKKEVDFTEMLELPVKDLTLEHLQKLKVYHLVEGRNHETLFFDDDLEEHQPFPTLEDALKKLDEHVGFNIELKWTMELSDGTFELNNPFDMNTYVDKVLEVVLKHAGERRIVLSCFNPDICTMVRNKQNKYPVMFLTVGVSEKYQPYRDPRCLTIPAAVQNAISSDILGIVVHTEDLLRDPTQVKLATDVGLVIFCWGDDNNDKNTIKKLKEMGLHAVIYDKLDKYTTKEVKDIAVPTVAE; from the exons GGACATTTACTGTATCTGTATCCAACATAGGATCTAAGGAGAAGGTGGTTATGGCAGGAAATATTGCTGAACTTGGAGAATGGGATTATAAAAAAGTCGTGCTGCTTAACCATGTAGAAGACACAGATATATGgactaaaacaataataattcctAATACTTGTGATGTATTCTATCGCTATGccatatgtattattaatgaagAAACCAAAGATATAATAGTCCGCCGATGGGAAGCTAACATTCAACCTAGAGTTATCAAAGAAAATATGCTTCATCCAGTTACTGACACCTTTGGTGAATATGGTGGGAAACAAAATATCTGTAGGGGATGGCTGACATCCCAAAGCTTAGTCCAgttcaaatttaataacaatcctTTGAAACTAAAAAGTCGTTTTGTTGGtagactaataaatataaaggtaaCTCCTGTTAAGTTATCGTTTGGTGCTGAGCCTCAAATAGAGGATTCATCTCTTAGTACAGATACAGCAGATGTAGAAATTCCTGTAGGTGTATTTGTTGAAATAGCAACCCTTGATAATGACCCAGCTATTTGTAATCTTCAGCCTCAAGAACAATTTGGTCGAGAATATAAGCCAAATGATATCATGATAGTCAATGTCTTAGCACCAAACCCTAAAAGTCTTGCTTACCTCATAGATTTCTATTCCTATAGCACTCGTGCTTCTGTTGAAGAACCTCCATGTCATATaggatatacatatgttttaccTAACATGTTCAAGCCTTCAGAAGGCTCATTGGAGTTACCAGTTACCTGTAATGTTAAGCATCGACCCCTTGGTACAATACAGTTTGAATATCTGATTGTATCTCCTATGGAGGATAGCCTCTGTAATATGGAAACAACTTATGCGAAGCACTGGGATCCATCTTGGACTGGTCTAGAAGTTGGCCACAGGGGATTAGGAgcaagttttaaaacaaaaga gGGAAATGCAATTCGTGAAAACACAATAGCTTCCCTTAAAAAGGCAGCTGCCAGCGGGGCAGATATGCTGGAATTTGATGTGCAACTCAGTAAAGACATGATACCAGTAATTTATCATGATTTTCATGTCTGTATttcaatgaaaagaaaaaaagaagttGACTTCACAGAAATGCTAGAATTGCCAGTCAAAGACTTGACCTTGGAGCATCTACAGAAACTTAAG GTGTACCATTTAGTTGAAGGTCGTAACCATGAAACATTGTTTTTTGACGACGACTTAGAGGAACATCAACCTTTTCCAACACTTGAAGATGCACTCAAGAAACTAGATGAACATGTTGGTTTCAATATCGAACTTAAATGGACTATGGAGTTGAGTGATGGCACCTTTGAACTAAATAATCCTTTTGACATGAATACATACGTTGATAAG gTTCTAGAAGTCGTTTTGAAACATGCTGGTGAGCGTCGCATTGTTCTCTCCTGTTTCAACCCCGATATATGCACTATGGTccgtaacaaacaaaacaagtaTCCTGTCATGTTTTTAACCGTG GGAGTTTCTGAAAAGTATCAACCATACCGTGATCCGAGATGCTTGACAATACCAGCGGCTGTCCAAAACGCTATTAGTTCCGATATTTTGGGCATTGTTGTCCACACTGAGGACTTACTCCGAGATCCTACCCAG gtGAAACTAGCAACAGACGTCGGCTTGGTCATATTTTGCTGGGGAGATGACAATAATGATAAGAATACTATAAAAAAGCTCAAGGAGATGGGCTTGCATGCCGTGATATATGACAAGCTCGACAAGTATACAACTAAAGAAGTCAAg GATATAGCTGTTCCAACTGTAGCAGAGTAA
- the LOC125076932 gene encoding glycerophosphocholine phosphodiesterase GPCPD1 isoform X1 produces the protein MQRWFFLEDRKKKKIKLIRTMSEKIKPEKSEILSQEWTFTVSVSNIGSKEKVVMAGNIAELGEWDYKKVVLLNHVEDTDIWTKTIIIPNTCDVFYRYAICIINEETKDIIVRRWEANIQPRVIKENMLHPVTDTFGEYGGKQNICRGWLTSQSLVQFKFNNNPLKLKSRFVGRLINIKVTPVKLSFGAEPQIEDSSLSTDTADVEIPVGVFVEIATLDNDPAICNLQPQEQFGREYKPNDIMIVNVLAPNPKSLAYLIDFYSYSTRASVEEPPCHIGYTYVLPNMFKPSEGSLELPVTCNVKHRPLGTIQFEYLIVSPMEDSLCNMETTYAKHWDPSWTGLEVGHRGLGASFKTKEGNAIRENTIASLKKAAASGADMLEFDVQLSKDMIPVIYHDFHVCISMKRKKEVDFTEMLELPVKDLTLEHLQKLKVYHLVEGRNHETLFFDDDLEEHQPFPTLEDALKKLDEHVGFNIELKWTMELSDGTFELNNPFDMNTYVDKVLEVVLKHAGERRIVLSCFNPDICTMVRNKQNKYPVMFLTVGVSEKYQPYRDPRCLTIPAAVQNAISSDILGIVVHTEDLLRDPTQVKLATDVGLVIFCWGDDNNDKNTIKKLKEMGLHAVIYDKLDKYTTKEVKESIFLVEARESQRELIGLAALEASPRSDSSASASAASAGDSGARRFLDLSQRRELAARSTVTSLESLASSIDIRDDPADKNLKRNRDLIRSIDKESQVKEQRNSFRGLFATCDVDKSKGSPKKSRKDE, from the exons GGACATTTACTGTATCTGTATCCAACATAGGATCTAAGGAGAAGGTGGTTATGGCAGGAAATATTGCTGAACTTGGAGAATGGGATTATAAAAAAGTCGTGCTGCTTAACCATGTAGAAGACACAGATATATGgactaaaacaataataattcctAATACTTGTGATGTATTCTATCGCTATGccatatgtattattaatgaagAAACCAAAGATATAATAGTCCGCCGATGGGAAGCTAACATTCAACCTAGAGTTATCAAAGAAAATATGCTTCATCCAGTTACTGACACCTTTGGTGAATATGGTGGGAAACAAAATATCTGTAGGGGATGGCTGACATCCCAAAGCTTAGTCCAgttcaaatttaataacaatcctTTGAAACTAAAAAGTCGTTTTGTTGGtagactaataaatataaaggtaaCTCCTGTTAAGTTATCGTTTGGTGCTGAGCCTCAAATAGAGGATTCATCTCTTAGTACAGATACAGCAGATGTAGAAATTCCTGTAGGTGTATTTGTTGAAATAGCAACCCTTGATAATGACCCAGCTATTTGTAATCTTCAGCCTCAAGAACAATTTGGTCGAGAATATAAGCCAAATGATATCATGATAGTCAATGTCTTAGCACCAAACCCTAAAAGTCTTGCTTACCTCATAGATTTCTATTCCTATAGCACTCGTGCTTCTGTTGAAGAACCTCCATGTCATATaggatatacatatgttttaccTAACATGTTCAAGCCTTCAGAAGGCTCATTGGAGTTACCAGTTACCTGTAATGTTAAGCATCGACCCCTTGGTACAATACAGTTTGAATATCTGATTGTATCTCCTATGGAGGATAGCCTCTGTAATATGGAAACAACTTATGCGAAGCACTGGGATCCATCTTGGACTGGTCTAGAAGTTGGCCACAGGGGATTAGGAgcaagttttaaaacaaaaga gGGAAATGCAATTCGTGAAAACACAATAGCTTCCCTTAAAAAGGCAGCTGCCAGCGGGGCAGATATGCTGGAATTTGATGTGCAACTCAGTAAAGACATGATACCAGTAATTTATCATGATTTTCATGTCTGTATttcaatgaaaagaaaaaaagaagttGACTTCACAGAAATGCTAGAATTGCCAGTCAAAGACTTGACCTTGGAGCATCTACAGAAACTTAAG GTGTACCATTTAGTTGAAGGTCGTAACCATGAAACATTGTTTTTTGACGACGACTTAGAGGAACATCAACCTTTTCCAACACTTGAAGATGCACTCAAGAAACTAGATGAACATGTTGGTTTCAATATCGAACTTAAATGGACTATGGAGTTGAGTGATGGCACCTTTGAACTAAATAATCCTTTTGACATGAATACATACGTTGATAAG gTTCTAGAAGTCGTTTTGAAACATGCTGGTGAGCGTCGCATTGTTCTCTCCTGTTTCAACCCCGATATATGCACTATGGTccgtaacaaacaaaacaagtaTCCTGTCATGTTTTTAACCGTG GGAGTTTCTGAAAAGTATCAACCATACCGTGATCCGAGATGCTTGACAATACCAGCGGCTGTCCAAAACGCTATTAGTTCCGATATTTTGGGCATTGTTGTCCACACTGAGGACTTACTCCGAGATCCTACCCAG gtGAAACTAGCAACAGACGTCGGCTTGGTCATATTTTGCTGGGGAGATGACAATAATGATAAGAATACTATAAAAAAGCTCAAGGAGATGGGCTTGCATGCCGTGATATATGACAAGCTCGACAAGTATACAACTAAAGAAGTCAAg GAGAGCATATTCCTGGTGGAGGCGCGCGAGTCGCAGCGGGAGCTCATCGGGCTGGCGGCGCTGGAGGCGTCCCCGCGCAGCGACAGCTCGGCGTCGGCGTCGGCGGCGAGCGCGGGCGACTCGGGCGCGCGCCGCTTCCTCGACCTGTCGCAGCGCCGCGAGCTGGCGGCGCGCTCCACCGTCACCTCGCTCGAGTCGCTCGCCTCCTCTATCGACATACGAGACGACCCGGCCGACAAAAACCTTAAACGCAACCGCGATCTCATCAGGAGTATCGATAAGGAGTCCCAGGTTAAGGAGCAGCGGAACTCGTTTAGAGGCCTCTTCGCGACTTGCGATGTCGATAAATCTAAAGGTTCCCCGAAAAAATCGCGGAAGGACGAGTAG
- the LOC125076932 gene encoding glycerophosphocholine phosphodiesterase GPCPD1 isoform X2 — protein MSEKIKPEKSEILSQEWTFTVSVSNIGSKEKVVMAGNIAELGEWDYKKVVLLNHVEDTDIWTKTIIIPNTCDVFYRYAICIINEETKDIIVRRWEANIQPRVIKENMLHPVTDTFGEYGGKQNICRGWLTSQSLVQFKFNNNPLKLKSRFVGRLINIKVTPVKLSFGAEPQIEDSSLSTDTADVEIPVGVFVEIATLDNDPAICNLQPQEQFGREYKPNDIMIVNVLAPNPKSLAYLIDFYSYSTRASVEEPPCHIGYTYVLPNMFKPSEGSLELPVTCNVKHRPLGTIQFEYLIVSPMEDSLCNMETTYAKHWDPSWTGLEVGHRGLGASFKTKEGNAIRENTIASLKKAAASGADMLEFDVQLSKDMIPVIYHDFHVCISMKRKKEVDFTEMLELPVKDLTLEHLQKLKVYHLVEGRNHETLFFDDDLEEHQPFPTLEDALKKLDEHVGFNIELKWTMELSDGTFELNNPFDMNTYVDKVLEVVLKHAGERRIVLSCFNPDICTMVRNKQNKYPVMFLTVGVSEKYQPYRDPRCLTIPAAVQNAISSDILGIVVHTEDLLRDPTQVKLATDVGLVIFCWGDDNNDKNTIKKLKEMGLHAVIYDKLDKYTTKEVKESIFLVEARESQRELIGLAALEASPRSDSSASASAASAGDSGARRFLDLSQRRELAARSTVTSLESLASSIDIRDDPADKNLKRNRDLIRSIDKESQVKEQRNSFRGLFATCDVDKSKGSPKKSRKDE, from the exons GGACATTTACTGTATCTGTATCCAACATAGGATCTAAGGAGAAGGTGGTTATGGCAGGAAATATTGCTGAACTTGGAGAATGGGATTATAAAAAAGTCGTGCTGCTTAACCATGTAGAAGACACAGATATATGgactaaaacaataataattcctAATACTTGTGATGTATTCTATCGCTATGccatatgtattattaatgaagAAACCAAAGATATAATAGTCCGCCGATGGGAAGCTAACATTCAACCTAGAGTTATCAAAGAAAATATGCTTCATCCAGTTACTGACACCTTTGGTGAATATGGTGGGAAACAAAATATCTGTAGGGGATGGCTGACATCCCAAAGCTTAGTCCAgttcaaatttaataacaatcctTTGAAACTAAAAAGTCGTTTTGTTGGtagactaataaatataaaggtaaCTCCTGTTAAGTTATCGTTTGGTGCTGAGCCTCAAATAGAGGATTCATCTCTTAGTACAGATACAGCAGATGTAGAAATTCCTGTAGGTGTATTTGTTGAAATAGCAACCCTTGATAATGACCCAGCTATTTGTAATCTTCAGCCTCAAGAACAATTTGGTCGAGAATATAAGCCAAATGATATCATGATAGTCAATGTCTTAGCACCAAACCCTAAAAGTCTTGCTTACCTCATAGATTTCTATTCCTATAGCACTCGTGCTTCTGTTGAAGAACCTCCATGTCATATaggatatacatatgttttaccTAACATGTTCAAGCCTTCAGAAGGCTCATTGGAGTTACCAGTTACCTGTAATGTTAAGCATCGACCCCTTGGTACAATACAGTTTGAATATCTGATTGTATCTCCTATGGAGGATAGCCTCTGTAATATGGAAACAACTTATGCGAAGCACTGGGATCCATCTTGGACTGGTCTAGAAGTTGGCCACAGGGGATTAGGAgcaagttttaaaacaaaaga gGGAAATGCAATTCGTGAAAACACAATAGCTTCCCTTAAAAAGGCAGCTGCCAGCGGGGCAGATATGCTGGAATTTGATGTGCAACTCAGTAAAGACATGATACCAGTAATTTATCATGATTTTCATGTCTGTATttcaatgaaaagaaaaaaagaagttGACTTCACAGAAATGCTAGAATTGCCAGTCAAAGACTTGACCTTGGAGCATCTACAGAAACTTAAG GTGTACCATTTAGTTGAAGGTCGTAACCATGAAACATTGTTTTTTGACGACGACTTAGAGGAACATCAACCTTTTCCAACACTTGAAGATGCACTCAAGAAACTAGATGAACATGTTGGTTTCAATATCGAACTTAAATGGACTATGGAGTTGAGTGATGGCACCTTTGAACTAAATAATCCTTTTGACATGAATACATACGTTGATAAG gTTCTAGAAGTCGTTTTGAAACATGCTGGTGAGCGTCGCATTGTTCTCTCCTGTTTCAACCCCGATATATGCACTATGGTccgtaacaaacaaaacaagtaTCCTGTCATGTTTTTAACCGTG GGAGTTTCTGAAAAGTATCAACCATACCGTGATCCGAGATGCTTGACAATACCAGCGGCTGTCCAAAACGCTATTAGTTCCGATATTTTGGGCATTGTTGTCCACACTGAGGACTTACTCCGAGATCCTACCCAG gtGAAACTAGCAACAGACGTCGGCTTGGTCATATTTTGCTGGGGAGATGACAATAATGATAAGAATACTATAAAAAAGCTCAAGGAGATGGGCTTGCATGCCGTGATATATGACAAGCTCGACAAGTATACAACTAAAGAAGTCAAg GAGAGCATATTCCTGGTGGAGGCGCGCGAGTCGCAGCGGGAGCTCATCGGGCTGGCGGCGCTGGAGGCGTCCCCGCGCAGCGACAGCTCGGCGTCGGCGTCGGCGGCGAGCGCGGGCGACTCGGGCGCGCGCCGCTTCCTCGACCTGTCGCAGCGCCGCGAGCTGGCGGCGCGCTCCACCGTCACCTCGCTCGAGTCGCTCGCCTCCTCTATCGACATACGAGACGACCCGGCCGACAAAAACCTTAAACGCAACCGCGATCTCATCAGGAGTATCGATAAGGAGTCCCAGGTTAAGGAGCAGCGGAACTCGTTTAGAGGCCTCTTCGCGACTTGCGATGTCGATAAATCTAAAGGTTCCCCGAAAAAATCGCGGAAGGACGAGTAG